The nucleotide sequence TCTATCTCAGTCTAGCTCTCGTCTATCTTGGTCTACCTCAGATACTTGGGCTGAACGAGAGCAAACCCGGCAATTATTGCAGAAAATACGGGTTTATTTGCTGAGTTTAGACTCTCAACCCTTAACACAAGCAGAAAGTTCCCTAGAATTGTCTTCAACGGCAGAACAATGGGTTGAACAAATCACCTCTACAGTCATTGCTCAACTGAATTCTCAATTGGGCCTTTGGTTTGATTCTCTTGGGGCAGAATTAGAGGCCCTTCGTCAGCAAAGACAATCTTTAGTACAAGACCTTCAAAGTCTACAACTTCAGTATCAGCAGATGACTGCTAATTTTATGCAATTGCTGATGAAACGCTCTCAAGATGTATTGGAACAGCAAATTTATCAAACTCAAGAAACCATCGCTCAACAATTAAGGATAGAGTCTTCTGCTTGGATTCATCCTTCAGAAATTGCAGAACAGTTAATCCAGTTACAACAACATTCAGACCAACTTTTAAGCGAACTTGATACCACTTTCCGCACGATATTTGAAACCCTCGAGCAAGATTTACAAGGTTATAGTCAGTCTTTATCTCAGGGTTTGGAGAGAATGCACGGTTTAGGACAACAAGGAGAGGTGAAGTTACTGGCCTATATCAATCGTCTCAGTGAACAACTCGAAAAGGCTAGTCTTTCTCCTTCTCCTACGGATGAGCTTGGTGTACCACAAGCCGCTTCTTCAGTTCCCATTGACTCGATTCGTTTATTGACGGATTTAATTCCTTCAACAACGCTCCTTGAACAACAGCCGCTCACCACCACTTCAGAAACCGTTTGTCCCCCCAGAGAACTCACCACCCAAGAGGACTTTGTTCGCCTCCAAGGTTGGTATTTAGGGGTTGAGGTTGGCAGTAGCGCCTTAACTGCGGTTTTGTCAAAGCTTAACCGCCAAGCTGGCGAAGAAAATCTGATACAAGAGTATTCTTTATATTGGTCAACCGGTGAATGCTCGAGTTTTCGTCTACCCACAACGGCCTACTCCTCAATTGAGCAAAGCACAGCGATGCAGTTAGATAATCTTAAATCTTTATTGAATCAAACAGAGGCTTTATCTCAAGACCTTGCCCTTATTTTAGTCAGCTTATTTTCTACCTTAAAAGCTACCGAGATGGATGTATCGGCAACCCTGGCGGTGATGAGCGAACAGTTATCCGCCTCTGAGCTAGAGTCTGCTTTAAGCGACTTACAGGGGATAATTTTTAGTATTCCTAATGGTTGGGGAGAACCCTACCGTTCTCAATTAAAATGGGCAGTGAAAACGGCTGATTTACTCAAAGAGGATCAACCGATCTTTTTTCTCGAAGAAGCGATCGCTACTTTTTTAGCTCATTTACCTTTAACCAGTACAAATCTATTATCTTTATGGCCCAGTACAACCCTTGTGATTAATGCCGGTGCCACTACCACTGATTTAGCTTTAGTGAATATCCCTCACCAGATTGAAACTTTATCGCCTGAGCATTTTCGGCTTTCAACTATTCCTTATGGGGGTAATGCTCTCGATCAAGATATCTTTTGTCAGTTAATTTATCCTCAGTGGCTTTCTCAACTGAATCCCTCTTTTCCTAGAATAGCGGAGATGGTTCCGAGTGCGGGTATGCCGGACCTGGAAAAACGAGAGCAATTAAAGCAATGCTTACAAGCTAGTCCCCTCGGTGTTTCTTTTCTAGAAGCGGCTAAATTAGCGAAATTGATTCTACAGCAACAGGTGTCTTTTACTT is from Gloeothece verrucosa PCC 7822 and encodes:
- a CDS encoding Hsp70 family protein, whose product is MTASHLQSLIADLDRLLSQSSSRLSWSTSDTWAEREQTRQLLQKIRVYLLSLDSQPLTQAESSLELSSTAEQWVEQITSTVIAQLNSQLGLWFDSLGAELEALRQQRQSLVQDLQSLQLQYQQMTANFMQLLMKRSQDVLEQQIYQTQETIAQQLRIESSAWIHPSEIAEQLIQLQQHSDQLLSELDTTFRTIFETLEQDLQGYSQSLSQGLERMHGLGQQGEVKLLAYINRLSEQLEKASLSPSPTDELGVPQAASSVPIDSIRLLTDLIPSTTLLEQQPLTTTSETVCPPRELTTQEDFVRLQGWYLGVEVGSSALTAVLSKLNRQAGEENLIQEYSLYWSTGECSSFRLPTTAYSSIEQSTAMQLDNLKSLLNQTEALSQDLALILVSLFSTLKATEMDVSATLAVMSEQLSASELESALSDLQGIIFSIPNGWGEPYRSQLKWAVKTADLLKEDQPIFFLEEAIATFLAHLPLTSTNLLSLWPSTTLVINAGATTTDLALVNIPHQIETLSPEHFRLSTIPYGGNALDQDIFCQLIYPQWLSQLNPSFPRIAEMVPSAGMPDLEKREQLKQCLQASPLGVSFLEAAKLAKLILQQQVSFTSQLGHQPWTLQRHDLEKIVIGPFLGYLEQQIQSLLSQNHLSFEDVGQVITSGGTTLALWPYLSAWMNEKFPLARLLYDDQTEMITTVARGLARLPFFPNFQKPQE